A genomic region of Blastocatellia bacterium contains the following coding sequences:
- a CDS encoding type Z 30S ribosomal protein S14 — protein MARKSQFAKMVKEPKFKVRYRNRCRRCGRARGYYRKFMLCRLCFRQLALEGHIPGVIKASW, from the coding sequence ATGGCGCGAAAAAGTCAGTTTGCCAAGATGGTGAAGGAGCCGAAATTCAAGGTCCGCTATCGGAATCGATGCCGGCGTTGCGGACGGGCGCGGGGCTATTACCGGAAGTTCATGCTGTGCCGACTGTGCTTCCGTCAGTTGGCCCTGGAGGGACACATCCCGGGCGTCATCAAAGCGAGTTGGTGA
- the rplE gene encoding 50S ribosomal protein L5, which produces MPRLKQRYREVVVPALMKEFGYTNPMAVPRLEKITINMGLGEAIQNPKALDRAVEELSMITGQRPVITRAKKSIAAFKLRKGMTIGAMVTLRGDRMYEFLDRLINIALPRVRDFRGLSPRSFDGRGNYTIGLRDQLVFPEVDFNKVDKARGMNICITTTAKTDEEARALLALLGMPFRTGA; this is translated from the coding sequence GTGCCGCGATTGAAACAACGCTATCGCGAGGTCGTCGTGCCTGCGCTCATGAAGGAGTTTGGCTATACGAATCCGATGGCCGTGCCGCGGTTGGAGAAGATCACGATCAACATGGGATTGGGCGAGGCGATTCAAAATCCCAAGGCCTTGGATCGGGCCGTTGAAGAGTTATCCATGATCACGGGACAGCGACCTGTGATCACGAGGGCGAAGAAGTCCATTGCGGCGTTCAAGCTGCGCAAGGGGATGACTATCGGTGCCATGGTGACGCTGCGGGGCGATCGCATGTACGAATTTCTCGATCGGCTCATCAACATCGCGTTGCCGCGCGTGCGCGATTTCCGGGGACTCTCGCCTAGGTCGTTCGACGGACGCGGGAACTACACGATCGGGTTGCGGGATCAACTGGTCTTTCCCGAGGTGGATTTCAACAAGGTGGACAAGGCGCGCGGAATGAACATCTGCATCACGACGACGGCCAAGACGGATGAGGAGGCGCGGGCGTTGCTCGCGCTTCTGGGCATGCCGTTCCGCACGGGAGCATGA
- the rplX gene encoding 50S ribosomal protein L24, whose product MAHVKKNDTVVVLAGSNIKERDPSGRIVLKRARVLEVKPREGKVLVEGMRIVKRHVRPNPRRGIAGGIVEREAYIDISNVMVVCPACNRPTRIRREVGADGRKTRICKRCGGVIDK is encoded by the coding sequence ATGGCGCACGTCAAGAAGAACGATACGGTCGTCGTGCTGGCCGGCAGCAACATCAAGGAGCGCGATCCCTCTGGACGCATCGTGCTCAAGCGGGCGCGCGTCCTGGAGGTGAAGCCTCGCGAGGGGAAGGTCCTGGTCGAGGGAATGCGGATCGTGAAACGGCACGTGCGCCCGAATCCGCGGCGAGGCATCGCCGGGGGGATCGTCGAGCGAGAGGCCTATATTGACATCTCGAACGTGATGGTCGTCTGTCCGGCCTGCAATCGCCCGACGCGCATTCGCCGAGAGGTGGGCGCCGACGGGCGCAAGACCCGCATTTGCAAACGCTGTGGCGGCGTGATTGATAAGTGA
- the rplN gene encoding 50S ribosomal protein L14, whose protein sequence is MIQMRTMLEVADNSGAKRIQCIMPVGGATGPVATLGDVITATVKEAAPDAAVKKGQVVRAVIVRTRKEVRRRDGTYIRFDDNAAVLIKPDGEPIGTRVFGPVARELREKKFMKIISLAPEVI, encoded by the coding sequence ATGATCCAGATGCGCACGATGCTGGAGGTGGCCGACAATTCCGGTGCTAAGAGGATTCAGTGCATCATGCCGGTCGGGGGTGCGACCGGACCGGTCGCCACCCTGGGGGATGTGATCACGGCGACAGTGAAGGAAGCGGCTCCTGATGCGGCCGTCAAGAAGGGGCAGGTCGTGCGCGCCGTGATCGTGCGCACGCGCAAGGAGGTCCGACGCCGCGACGGGACATATATTCGCTTCGACGATAACGCGGCCGTTCTCATCAAACCCGACGGCGAGCCGATCGGGACGCGCGTGTTCGGGCCGGTGGCGCGCGAGTTGCGCGAGAAGAAGTTCATGAAGATCATCAGCCTGGCGCCGGAGGTGATCTGA
- the rpsQ gene encoding 30S ribosomal protein S17 has protein sequence MVGIVTSDKMQKTVVVTVERLMRHPKYERVVKRRSRFMAHDELGARVGDKVRIMETRPLSRHKRWRVVEIIQRAARRMPEAGPKVGEEIGEVKGGEGV, from the coding sequence ATGGTGGGTATTGTCACCAGCGACAAAATGCAGAAGACGGTCGTCGTGACCGTCGAGCGCCTCATGCGCCATCCGAAGTATGAGCGCGTCGTGAAGCGACGCTCCCGATTCATGGCGCACGATGAGCTGGGAGCGCGCGTCGGCGATAAGGTGCGAATCATGGAGACGCGCCCGCTGTCTCGGCATAAGCGCTGGCGCGTGGTGGAGATCATTCAGCGAGCCGCACGTCGTATGCCGGAGGCCGGACCCAAGGTGGGCGAGGAGATCGGTGAGGTCAAAGGAGGTGAGGGCGTATGA
- the rpmC gene encoding 50S ribosomal protein L29, with protein sequence MTPIERLREMSEEELQAHEAALRESLFRLRFRLSLGEMEVLKTYRQTKKELARVLTIRRERELGIRR encoded by the coding sequence ATGACGCCCATCGAACGCTTGCGCGAGATGAGCGAGGAGGAATTGCAGGCCCATGAGGCCGCGTTGCGGGAATCGCTCTTTCGGCTGCGCTTCCGGCTGAGCCTGGGCGAGATGGAAGTGCTCAAGACATATCGCCAGACGAAGAAGGAACTCGCTCGCGTCCTGACCATCCGGCGCGAGCGCGAGCTGGGGATTCGGAGATGA